From the Cucumis sativus cultivar 9930 chromosome 5, Cucumber_9930_V3, whole genome shotgun sequence genome, the window aatataaaaaaggtagCTTTTCTGCCATGCAACCTAAACGATTCGCTGTTTGGACCAAGTCATCCTCAACCACATTAACACTGCTAAGAGCTGATTTCTCCCAATTTACTTTCAGTTCCGAACACCATTCGAAAAGCGTAATGGCATCCTTAAGCTTAAGAAGCATCTTCttgtcatatttacaaaaaggGAGTGTGTCATCGCAAATTGCAGCAATGGGAGATGGATCTTATCCTTGCCAATAAGAAAACCTTCGAACTGCCCATCGATGTGAAGTTTGTTTATGATTGCTCCTAGAACCTCGCTTACtaggagaaataaaaaaggtgaAAGGAGGTCCCCCTGACGAATGCCTCGAGAGGCTGTTATTTGACCTCTTGGCTTACCATTAATGAAAATGGAGAATTTTGGGCTTTTTAAGCAACCCAGCATCCATGCTGTCTATTTAAGactaaactttttataaaataaaaccttcCTAAAAAGTTCCAATCCACTTTGTCAAAAGCTTTTTAAAGATCAAGTTTCAAAATCCAGCCCTTTTCTGTTTAGCCTTGTAATCTTCCACGACCTCATTTGCGATCAAAACTGGGTCAAGAATCTGCCTTCTTTCAATAAAAGCACTTTGGAAAGGGCTTATAATTGCATTCATGACTTGCTTCAAGCGTTTTGCTAGAACCTTTGCAACTAccttatttgttaaaatagtAAGACTAATTGGGTGGAAATCCTTAACAAGAATCGCgttctcttttttctgcactaaATAAGTAAAGTTTTCTTGGATGCAAGCGTTTAACCTTCCATTTTTGTGGAAGTCCTCCATTAAAGATTTGAAGCTGTCCTTGAAACTAGACTAGTGTTTAATTAGGAATTCCACTGTGAAACCATCTGGGTCCGGAGCTTTGTTACTGCCAAGTGCCTTTAATGCTTTAAAAATTTCTTCCACGGAAAACTGAGAAACAAGAGCCGCATTCTGAATAGGGGTAACACAAGGCCAATCATTGATAATAGGAATGAATCTGTCCCCCAGGATTCTTTTGTAGGGGGTCTCAAAAAAATCCAGCACAAGCTTTTCTATGTCTCGAAACGAATTTGACACAGAcccattttcatctttcaattttgttatgaGATTCTTTTCTTTGCATTTAAAAAGCAGTGAAAAAATTGTGTTCTCATCTCCCACTGACAACCAATTAAGTGTGcttttttggataaaattaTGCTCTTCAATTTGATAAATGCTTTGTTATTCTGCTTGTAAGGTTGATCTAAAGACCAATTCCTCCTCATTTAAGCCAATGAACTCTGTCATAAAATCACAGATTTCGAATTCGGACAGCAagcttttttctctcttttagcTTGGCTTGCATTGAAGTGTGCCAAGCTTTAACTGTCATCTTTACCAATCTCAGCTATTCGTGTAAAATAAAGCCAGCCCATCCATGAAAATTTGAACTATGAACTGTGTCAGCAATGACCTGGTTGCATTCCCTGGACAGCAACCAGCTGTTATAGAACCGAAAGGGAGATGGACCCCACACAATTGCACCAGCCTCCAAcattaaaggaaaatgatCTGAGAAAATGCGTGCTTTGCGGGAAACACGAGAATTTCCAGGAGATCATCCCAGTCTTTGCTGATGAAGAATCTGTCGACAAAAGATCTGGATGGAGAACCACCCTCTCTAGACCAAGTGTACCTCCCGTTTTGCAGTGTAATTTCCATGAGATTAACCAATTCAATAAACTTGTTAAACAGTAACATTCCTCCAGTACTTCTGCCAAGTGGATATCTTTCATGTGCCCATCTAGTGATATTAAAATCTCCACCTACACACACCAAGCCTCAGCCGAGCATGCTAACAAGAAAGACAATTCAGGCCAAaccaattttctttctctgtACCCACAAGGACCATAAACATTCGTAATCCAACAATTCTTCTTGACCAGAGTGAGGCATTTAAGAGACAAAGAAAAGCGCCCTTTGATAACCTCAATTACCGAAATCATGAATCGCCTTGTTTCCTGTGGCAGCGTCAGAACTACTTCTTCAATCGaaaccaaaatttcatcttccTATTGCAATGGATTTCCACACCTTGTCCAGGAGAGAGCTCCAAGCCCTTTGCAAGAGGAATAAGATTCCGGCCAATATCACTAATGTCGCCATGGCCGATGCCCTTGCCGCTCTTCAATCCGTTGAAGGAATCGAGGAGTTTTTGAATGGTGATAGATCTGGTGTACCTGAATCGCCCATGAAAGCAGGAGTTATTTCCTCGGAAATTCCACGAATTGCATTGAGAACTTCAACAAGAAGAAAAGCCGTCAAAGATGAGACAATTACCACTCGATCACGCCAAGGTGCAGTGGCAAGAGACATGGAGGAATCTGAAGACAAAGATCTTAATATGGCTTTGACTACTCCGTCATTGCCGGGTAGCCGGAGAAGGACTGCGGCAGCTTCTTCAGCTTgcaagaaatttgattttcagaTGACGGTTGATGATcagaaagaagataaagatatggatcaaaaaaagaaagagattgaaAATACCCCTGCTGTGCCTAAAAGCCAGAAGAGAGTTGTCGGGGCCTCAACTCGTAAACGAACCGAGACTAAGAACAATGGGGCTGCAGAGCAACGAGTTTACAGTACTAGAAGGTCTGTCAGATTGCTGGAGAAGAATATGGAGAGCTTGAGTTTAGAGGGAGATGAGAAAATGGAACCAATTACTGTCCATATGCCGTTCGATGATATGCCTAAAATTTCAGAACCCATGAAGGAAAATATGGAATTAGAAACTGAGTCTAAGAAAACCGATGAATCCAAAAGCAAATTAGATGAAAATTTGAGTGTGGAAGTTGATGATGGAGAGAAGAATGAGATGGGGTCAGAAGTAAAACTCTCAGAGGAGGAACCAGAAATGGTTCTTGATGATCtgttaaaatcttttgatgaaaatgtaattagtGCAAAGAGCGTTGATGATTCTAAAATAGAGGCACCTCATGCTAACTCGGATGTGAAATGCTTctctgaagatgaaaaagtaaatgaagttTCGAAAGATGATGATTCTGTGGAGATTTCTGCTGAAGAAATCAATGAATCTGACAAATCTTCTCTGCCTACTGAAGACTTGGATGTTACTGAAGTTCACAAATCGAGCATTGCAGAAGAATTTGGTATGGAATttgaatctcaacaaaatgagTCTACCTGTGAATTggaacataaaattgaagaagatcttgaagaagaaaaacacgTGAATAACTCTGCTGAAGAACTGTCTCTTCCCCATGAAAATGTGGAAAAAGAAACTGAAGTTGATGGAGATGATGTCTTGAGCAGTGatgaagaatctttggaaGTGAAAGATGatcaagatgaaaatgattACAAATCAGATCCCACAACCGGAAATGAAGCATCAGATGCTAACATTGAAGGAGACAAGAAGGAAACATAAATGGAGAAAAGTTCCGTTCAagctgaagaagatgatacATTTATCAACAAGTCCATGGAGGAGTTCCCTGAGAATGTTTTTGATGATTCGGTTGATGTCAAGATccaatggaaaatggaagaagaaattctTCCTAAAGACAATTGTCGAAGCTATCGACTCACAACCAGAAATCCCAAATGCCATTGTTCAATGTGAGGAAGCTTTGGTGGAAATCACTACCACATCCTCCAACAACAATGCAGTTCAATCATTGGCAATTCAATTCCCTATGCCAACAATAGAAGCCAAATCTCCCGTTAAAGAACAAATCATTAGTTTGCTAATGGACAACCCAGAtgctgaggaagaagaagctgaaAAAGAATAGAACATAGCAGCAAAGTTCATTCAGTTTGAGGTGAAGAATGATACTGGCCTAAGGCAGCTGAGGAAGTTGTTCAAGGAAAAACTCCAACTTAACAATAAGAAGATGGACAATAATAACATCAACACAAAAGTTGTTGGAGGTGGCATGAAAGTGAGAACTGCTTTACAACCAGTGTTGGAAAACAGAATGACCATGGATGAATTGGAGAAGAGACGTTAGAAGTCTAGAAAGAGAGAGCATTGTGCATGGTTCAAACTGTGGTTTGCCTcatgttattgattttgtgtttgtttattctttccatgatgttttttgtgtttgtgtttgtttatCCAACATAGCAGCGAAGTTCATTCAGTTCAACCTGACAGATTCCACAAATTCTCAGCCAATATCCTTGGAGCTCCACAgtgaatttataaaaacagCATTGaagttttcctttttagattcttgaatcatgaGTACA encodes:
- the LOC116403653 gene encoding midasin-like, whose amino-acid sequence is MDFHTLSRRELQALCKRNKIPANITNVAMADALAALQSVEGIEEFLNGDRSGVPESPMKAGVISSEIPRIALRTSTRRKAVKDETITTRSRQGAVARDMEESEDKDLNMALTTPSLPGSRRRTAAASSACKKFDFQMTVDDQKEDKDMDQKKKEIENTPAVPKSQKRVVGASTRKRTETKNNGAAEQRVYSTRRSVRLLEKNMESLSLEGDEKMEPITVHMPFDDMPKISEPMKENMELETESKKTDESKSKLDENLSVEVDDGEKNEMGSEVKLSEEEPEMVLDDLLKSFDENVISAKSVDDSKIEAPHANSDVKCFSEDEKVNEVSKDDDSVEISAEEINESDKSSLPTEDLDVTEVHKSSIAEEFGMEFESQQNESTCELEHKIEEDLEEEKHVNNSAEELSLPHENVEKETEVDGDDVLSSDEESLEVKDDQDENDYKSDPTTGNEASDANIEGDKKET